The [Clostridium] colinum genome includes the window TAATAGGACAATGGAGCGAAATTATGAATAATAATTTAACATTAGATTATAAGGTGTTAAATGGAGAAGAAAAGGCTACGGAAAATATATTTGATGACAGAGTAATATTAACTACATATGAATATTTAAATAATAAATTTGGATTATTAAAACAAGCTAGCTTTGATATAGTAATTTTTGATGAGGCACAAAGATTAGGAAGTTTTTATAATAATAAAAATAAATATATAAGTAGCTTAAGAGAAAGTATAAAAAATAGCTTTAAGCTATTATTAACACCGTTACCTTTTGAAATAAATATTTTAAAATTATACGGTATTATAAAATTTATAGATGATAATGCTTTTTGGGGAATGGACAAGGATACATTTTTTAAAAGATATTATAAAAAAGAGGAAAAATATAAAGAATTGTTAGAAGAAGTAAATAAATATTGCTTTAGAACTTTGAAAGCACAAGTAAAACATTATGTAAAAATACCAAATAGAATAATAAAAATGGTAAAATATAATTTTACTAAAAAAGAAGAAAAATTATATAAAATGATAGAAATTTATTTAAAGTTAGAAAATAAAAAAATATTTCCTAAAATGGAGCTATATGATTTAACGTTAATGTTTACTAAAAATTTATCATCATCTGTAAATAGTTTTTCTAATATGCTTGAAAATATTATAAAAAGAGCAGAAAATATAGAAGATTGTGATGAAGAATTAAACCAATTAAAGTTAATGTTAGAGTTTAGTAATAGTATAAAATCAAGTGAGAAGACAAAACAATTGGAATTAATATTAAAAAAAGGGTTTAATAATTTAAAAAGTGTAGGAGCCAATAAAAAAGCAATAATATTTACAGAAAGTAAAGCCACTCAAAATTATTTATATAACATTTTAAATAGTAAATATAAAGTTTTAGTATTTAACGGAGATAATAGTAGAGATTATAAAATAATAGATAAATTTAAAAGAGAATATGAAATATTAATAGCAACAGATATAGCATCTGAGGGGTTTAATTTAGATTTTTGTTGTTTTGTAATAAATTATGATTTGCCTTACAATGTGTTAAAGCTAGAACAACGTATAAGTAGGTGTCATAGAAAGGGACAGGCATTTGATGTATTAGTTGTAAACTTTTTTAACGTAAATAACTTTTATGATGTAAGGTTATTAGAGCTTATAAAGAAAAGGTTAAAACAATTTAATGACATAATGGGAATGACAGATACAATAATAGACTTTTGTGAAGATATGGACATAAAATTAAGAAGTAAAGAAGAGATAGAGGAACAATATAACAATATATTAGAAGAAAATAAAGAAGAAAACATAAAGTTATTAGATAATACAGAAACAATAGTAAAATATATATTTAACAAAGAGATAGAAGAAAGATATAAAATAAATCCAGCATATTTAAAATATAAAAATGATTTTATAAATAATGCTATATGGGAACTAGCAAAATTTATGCTTAAAGACGAAAAAGGGTTTAAATATGATAAAAAAACAAGGACAATAAGTATACTAAAATCTTACATACCAAAAAACATATATGAAAGGCAAACAGAAAAAGAAATAAAATATAGTATGTTTGATAGAAGTATGGGAATAAGCCATCACAACTATTTAACTTTTACAAGCAATATTACACAAAAATTAATAAATAATTTTAATCTACAAGTAAAATATTTGGTAAAAGGATATGCTAAAATAAAGGTTGTAGGTAATATATCACCTTGTTATATTTTGGGATATAAGGCACAGATAAATCATTTGTCGTTTGCAACAGAGTTTTTTTGTGAGCTTATAGGAGTTAGTAAAACAGGCACAATATTAAATAATGAAATGTGTAAAGAAATAATGTGTTTAGAGGTGGAAGAGGCAAAAGATATAGATTATATTAATATTGAAAATATAGAAGAAATAGAAAAAAATTTGGACAAAACAAAATATGAAAAAATGTTTTTAGATAGGTTAAGCAAAAATAATGAAATAAATTTAGGCAATCTAAAAGAAGATTTAAAAACACAAAAAATAAAATTAAAAAATAATATTAATACTATAAAAACAGAGCTTAACATATTAAAACTAGAATATGAAAAAACTGTAAATAAAATTGAAAAATTAAGTATTAATAAAAAAGTAATTTTAAAAGAAAAGGAGCTTAAAAAACTAGAACAAGATTTATTTTTAGATGAAATAAGGCTTGAAAATAATTATAAAAATAGTATTGAAAGCTTAAAAGAAAGTGAAAAATTTAGTGTAGATTTTGATAGATTGTTTGTTTTAGAGGTTTATTAAAAGTTTGGAAAAAATGTTGCACCTAATAATAAAATGTTGTAAAATGTAAAAAGGGTAATTAAGATATAGTAAGTGTTGTTACTTACAAGCCAACAATGTTTTATACTTATGATTATAAATATAAAACAGAGGAGGTATACTTTCAATCTAATAAGATTGGAGGTGGTGCAAATGGGTACATACAAGGTAATAATAATATTACTTACATTGTCAAATACAATGATTAATTTCATAAGTTTGATAATTGTACTTATTAAAAGCACAAAAAAGTAATAGCACCAAGCCCGCAAAGTTTTGTGCTATTACTAAAAACATAAAAGTATAAAACATTGTTGGCAACATCTTAATTACCTCTTGTTAATTTAATTATACAACAAAAAAAATAATTTGTAAAGGAGTAAAAGTTAGTAATTATATTTAGGGGTGAAGAGTTTTGTTAGAAAAATTAAAAATATATTTATATAATAGCTTAAAATATAAATTATATTTATATTTTAATAAAGGAATTTTAGGGTTAAATATTCATAATATTGTGTCTAAAAAAATAAATAACATTCTAAATAATGAAAAGCTAACATATGAAGAACGGATTAGAATAAAAAAGGCGTTTCCAAGAAAATTTTTTGGTCTATTTTTAAATATACAAATTAACTATGAAAAAATAAATTTTAAAGACTATAAATTTATAGAAAAAATAATAAGTGATTTATATATAAAAAGGTATAACTATGATATAGATAAAAATATTTTGCATAATAAGTTAAATAACAATGAAGAATATGAGTTATTATTTAGAAGAAATTATTTATATAAAATTATTTCAAATGATATATCTAGTTCAGATAATGTAAGAATTTTTATTTTTACAGTTATAATGAGTGCTTTATTAAGTGATTTTGTGCAACAAATTTTAAAGGTAGAGCTTATTGGTAATATATTTATATATATACTTGCTATAATAATTACGTGGTTTTTTTGTTTTTAACAGTATTTAGAATTACTTATTTTTTAACAAAATTTGTTTTTTCTTTATTTTTTAAAAGTAAATTTGAAATGGACTTATATAATTATGAGATAAAGATTATTGACCATATATTAGAAAATAACTATAATATATCACAATAAAAAAATTATCAAGTAAGGAGTATTAAAAATGGACGGGTATTCAAAAGATATAGTAAAAGAAGAAATAGAAAAATTAAGAAGTATATTTCCACAGTGTGTAGTAGAGGGAAAGGTAAAAATAGACCAACTATTAAATATATTAGGGGAATATGACGAGAAAGATTATGAAAAATATGAATTTACGTGGAAAGGAAAAAACGAATGCTACAAAACGGCAAGGGAGAGAACAAAAGCAACGTTAATACCGTGTGAAGAAGAAAGTGTAAATTTTAACGATACAGAAAATATGTACATAGAGGGGGACAACTTAGAGGTATTAAAAATATTACAACAAGGGTATTATAACAAAGTAAAGATGATATACATAGACCCACCGTATAATACAGGAAATGACTTTGTATATAAAGATGATTATAGAGATAGTTTAGAAAATTATAAAAAGATAGTAAGCAGTATAGGAAAATCAAATCCAGAAACAAGTGGACGTTTTCATACAGAGTGGCTAAATATGATGTTTCCACGATTAATGCTTGCTCATACATTATTAAAAGATGATGGTGTTATTTTTATTAGTATAGATGATAATGAAGTACATAATTTAAGAAAAATGTGTGATGAAATTTTTGGGGAAGAAAATTTTATATCTTCTATAATTTGGGAAAGAGCTTTTGCTCCTAAAAATGATAATAAGCATATTTCTTTGGGACATGATTATCTACTTATATATAGTAAAAGTATTCAAAATTTAGAATGTTTTGGTATACCGAGAGATAGAAAAAGTTTAGACAGGTATTCAAATCCAGATAATGACCCTAGAGGAGATTGGCAATCTAGTACAATGACTGTTTCTAATGGTACGGATAAATATTTATACGAAATAGAAACACCTAGTGGTAGAAAAGTTTTTCCGCCTAATGGTAGATATTGGGTATATACAGTAGAAAAATATAATTCACTTATAGAGGATAATAGAATATGGTTTGGTAAAGATGGTAATGGTGTTCCTAGAATAAAAACTTTTTTAAGAGAAGTAAAACAGAGAATTAATCCATTAAGTTTGTGGAAATATGAAGAAGTTGGGCATTCTCAAGGGGCGACACAAGAATTAAAAAAACTTTTTGAAGGAGAAAAAATATTTTCATATCCAAAACCTTTAGATTTAATAAAAAGGTGTATAGACCTATATACAGAAAAAGATGACATAATATTAGACTTCTTTAGTGGTTCGGCAACAACAGCCCACGCAGTAATGCAATTAAACGCAGAAGACGGAGGAAAGCGTAAATATATAATGGTACAATTGCCACAGTTATGTGATGAAAAAACAGAGGCTTATAAATCGGGATATAAAAATATATGTGAAATAGGAAAAGAAAGAATAAGAAGAGCAGGAGCTAAAATAAAAGAAGAAATTGAAAATACAGAAAATTTAGACATAGGATTTAGAGTGTTTAAATTAGATAAAAGCAACTTTTTAAAATGGAACATAGTTTTATCAGATGAAATAGATTTACAACAATTTTTAAACAATAATAAAAGCATTATATCTGGAAGAAGAGAAGTAGATGCAATGTTTGAAATACTTATAAAAAATGGTTTTCCATTAACAGAAAAAATTTATAGGTTAGACATAGGAGGATATAAATTTTACCATATAGGAGAAGATTGTTTAGTTATGGTTAGTTTTGAAGAAAATATACCAATAGAAATAGTAGAACAAGCAATAGAATATGCACCAGCTAAAATGATTTTTAGCAGAAAAGCATTTAAAGACACGTCGGAGATAGTTACAGCTAAACATATAATAAGTAAAGAATTTTCATATGCTCAAATAGAAGTAGAATTTTTATAAAAAATGACATTAATAAAAAAGTATGATATAATAAAATAAATAAGGAGTAAGAAATGAAATTTGAGAAATGGGAAAACTTAACGATAAGTAATGATTTTATATTTTCAAAGGTAATGAGAGATAAAGAAATATGTAAAGAAACACTAGAAAATTTGTTAAATATAAAAATAAAAGAAATAAAATATATACAAGAACAAAAAGCAATAGATATAAGATATGATGCAAAAAGTATAAGGCTAGACGTATATGTAGAGGCAGATGAAAAAATATATAATGTAGAAATGCAAGTGGTAAATAATAAAAATTTAGCAAAAAGAAGTAGGTATTATCAAGGGCTAATAGATTTAGATATAATAGAAAAAGGAAAAACATACAAAAATTTAAAAGAAAGCTACGTAATATTTATATGTACATTTGACCCATTTGGAGAAAATATGTCAAAATATGAATTTAGATATTATTGCAAAGATAAAAAAGAGCTAGAGCTAAAAGATGAAACACATAAAATATTTTTTAATACAGAAGGATTTGAAGAAGAAAAAGACGAAAAAATAAAAACATTTTTAAAGTATGTAAAAGGAGAAAAAGAAAATAATAAATTTATAGAAAAATTAGATAAAAAAATAAAAACAATAAAAGAAAATAAAGAATGGAGGCAAGAATATATGACACTATTAATGAGAGAACAAGAAATAGCAGAAGAAAATTTTGCCAAAGGGATAAAAGAAGGGATAAAAGAAGGAATAATCAAAGAAATAAAATTATTAAAAGAGTTTGGAGTAAAAGAAGAAGAAATAATAAAAAGAATAATGTTAGATTATAATTTGACAAAAGAAGAAGCAATAAAATATTTATAAAGTTATACCAGTAGAGTAAATAAATCTACTGGTTTTTGCTGAAGATGTTAAAATAAAAAATGACTTTAATAAAAAAGTATGATATAATAAAATAAATAAGGAGCAAGAAATGAATTTTGAAAAATGGGAAAACTTAACGATAAGCAATGATTTTATATTTTCTAAAGTAATGAGAGATAAGGAAATATGTAAAGAAACATTAGAAAATTTGTTAAATATAAAAATAAAAGAAATAAAATATATACAAGAACAAAAAGCAATAGACATAAGATATGATGCAAAAAGTATAAGACTAGACGTATATGTAGAGGCAGATGAAAAAATATATAATGTAGAAATGCAAGTGGTAAATAATAAAAATTTAGCAAAAAGAAGTAGATATTATCAAGGGCTAATAGATTTAGATATAATAGAAAAAGGAAAAACATACAAAAATTTAAAAGAAAGCTACGTAATATTTATATGTACATTTGACCCATTTGGAGAAAATATGTCAAAATATGAATTTAGATATTATTGTAAAGATAAAAAACAGCTAGAGCTAAAAGATGAAACACATAAAATATTTTTTAATACAGAAGGATTTGAAGAAGAAAAAGACGAAAAAGTAAAAACATTTTTAAAGTATGTAAAAGGAGAAAAAGAAAAAAATAAATTTATAGAAAAATTAGATAAAAAAATAAAAGCAATAAAAGAAAATAAAGAATGGAGGCAAGAATATATGACACTATTAATGAGAGAACAAGAAATAGCA containing:
- a CDS encoding DEAD/DEAH box helicase; translation: MLRKSRYHIFYEISEIRKLTNSKGYDRLIPAFSSSIMKVYPHQIAETIFALDSKEKGLILGNEAGLGKTFTSMIFISQNYIEGKKILIVTPISLIGQWSEIMNNNLTLDYKVLNGEEKATENIFDDRVILTTYEYLNNKFGLLKQASFDIVIFDEAQRLGSFYNNKNKYISSLRESIKNSFKLLLTPLPFEINILKLYGIIKFIDDNAFWGMDKDTFFKRYYKKEEKYKELLEEVNKYCFRTLKAQVKHYVKIPNRIIKMVKYNFTKKEEKLYKMIEIYLKLENKKIFPKMELYDLTLMFTKNLSSSVNSFSNMLENIIKRAENIEDCDEELNQLKLMLEFSNSIKSSEKTKQLELILKKGFNNLKSVGANKKAIIFTESKATQNYLYNILNSKYKVLVFNGDNSRDYKIIDKFKREYEILIATDIASEGFNLDFCCFVINYDLPYNVLKLEQRISRCHRKGQAFDVLVVNFFNVNNFYDVRLLELIKKRLKQFNDIMGMTDTIIDFCEDMDIKLRSKEEIEEQYNNILEENKEENIKLLDNTETIVKYIFNKEIEERYKINPAYLKYKNDFINNAIWELAKFMLKDEKGFKYDKKTRTISILKSYIPKNIYERQTEKEIKYSMFDRSMGISHHNYLTFTSNITQKLINNFNLQVKYLVKGYAKIKVVGNISPCYILGYKAQINHLSFATEFFCELIGVSKTGTILNNEMCKEIMCLEVEEAKDIDYINIENIEEIEKNLDKTKYEKMFLDRLSKNNEINLGNLKEDLKTQKIKLKNNINTIKTELNILKLEYEKTVNKIEKLSINKKVILKEKELKKLEQDLFLDEIRLENNYKNSIESLKESEKFSVDFDRLFVLEVY
- a CDS encoding site-specific DNA-methyltransferase, with the translated sequence MDGYSKDIVKEEIEKLRSIFPQCVVEGKVKIDQLLNILGEYDEKDYEKYEFTWKGKNECYKTARERTKATLIPCEEESVNFNDTENMYIEGDNLEVLKILQQGYYNKVKMIYIDPPYNTGNDFVYKDDYRDSLENYKKIVSSIGKSNPETSGRFHTEWLNMMFPRLMLAHTLLKDDGVIFISIDDNEVHNLRKMCDEIFGEENFISSIIWERAFAPKNDNKHISLGHDYLLIYSKSIQNLECFGIPRDRKSLDRYSNPDNDPRGDWQSSTMTVSNGTDKYLYEIETPSGRKVFPPNGRYWVYTVEKYNSLIEDNRIWFGKDGNGVPRIKTFLREVKQRINPLSLWKYEEVGHSQGATQELKKLFEGEKIFSYPKPLDLIKRCIDLYTEKDDIILDFFSGSATTAHAVMQLNAEDGGKRKYIMVQLPQLCDEKTEAYKSGYKNICEIGKERIRRAGAKIKEEIENTENLDIGFRVFKLDKSNFLKWNIVLSDEIDLQQFLNNNKSIISGRREVDAMFEILIKNGFPLTEKIYRLDIGGYKFYHIGEDCLVMVSFEENIPIEIVEQAIEYAPAKMIFSRKAFKDTSEIVTAKHIISKEFSYAQIEVEFL
- a CDS encoding Rpn family recombination-promoting nuclease/putative transposase, with protein sequence MKFEKWENLTISNDFIFSKVMRDKEICKETLENLLNIKIKEIKYIQEQKAIDIRYDAKSIRLDVYVEADEKIYNVEMQVVNNKNLAKRSRYYQGLIDLDIIEKGKTYKNLKESYVIFICTFDPFGENMSKYEFRYYCKDKKELELKDETHKIFFNTEGFEEEKDEKIKTFLKYVKGEKENNKFIEKLDKKIKTIKENKEWRQEYMTLLMREQEIAEENFAKGIKEGIKEGIIKEIKLLKEFGVKEEEIIKRIMLDYNLTKEEAIKYL
- a CDS encoding Rpn family recombination-promoting nuclease/putative transposase, which translates into the protein MNFEKWENLTISNDFIFSKVMRDKEICKETLENLLNIKIKEIKYIQEQKAIDIRYDAKSIRLDVYVEADEKIYNVEMQVVNNKNLAKRSRYYQGLIDLDIIEKGKTYKNLKESYVIFICTFDPFGENMSKYEFRYYCKDKKQLELKDETHKIFFNTEGFEEEKDEKVKTFLKYVKGEKEKNKFIEKLDKKIKAIKENKEWRQEYMTLLMREQEIAEENFAKGIKEGIKEGIREGIKEGIKEVVTNHIKTLKKFNVSNDEIVKIISEDYNLTEEEIKNYL